A single Lolium perenne isolate Kyuss_39 chromosome 6, Kyuss_2.0, whole genome shotgun sequence DNA region contains:
- the LOC127307729 gene encoding serine/threonine-protein phosphatase PP2A-3 catalytic subunit produces MPPHGDLDRQIAQLRECKHLPEAEVKGLCEQAKAILMEEWNVQPVRCPVTVCGDIHGQFYDLIELFRIGGESPDTNYLFMGDYVDRGYYSVETVSLLVALKVRYRDRITILRGNHESRQITQVYGFYDECLRKYGNANVWKHFTDLFDYLPLTALIENQVFCLHGGLSPSLDTLDNIRALDRIQEVPHEGPMCDLLWSDPDDRCGWGISPRGAGYTFGQDIAQQFNHTNGLSLISRAHQLVMEGFNWCQDKNVVTVFSAPNYCYRCGNMAAILEIGENMDHNFLQFDPAPRQIEPDTTRKTPDYFL; encoded by the exons ATGCCGCCGCACGGGGATCTGGACCGGCAGATCGCGCAGCTGCGCGAGTGCAAGCACCTGCCGGAGGCGGAGGTCAAGGGGCTCTGCGAGCAGGCCAAGGCCATCCTCATGGAGGAGTGGAACGTGCAGCCCGTCAGGTGCCCCGTCACCGTCTGCGGCGACATCCACGGCCAGTTCTACGACCTCATCGAGCTCTTCCGCATCGGCGGCGAGTCGCCCGACACAAACTACCTCTTCATGGGCGACTACGTAG ATCGTGGCTACTACTCGGTGGAGACTGTTTCACTGTTAGTGGCGTTGAAAGTTCGCTACAGAGACAGAATTACAATATTGAGAGGAAATCATGAGAGCAGACAAATCACCCAAGT ATATGGCTTCTATGATGAGTGCTTAAGAAAATATGGAAATGCGAATGTATGGAAACACTTTACAGACTTGTTTGATTATTTGCCTCTCACGGCTCTTATAGAAAACCAG GTATTCTGCCTGCATGGCGGTCTCTCTCCATCATTGGATACATTAGATAACATTCGTGCTCTTGATCGCATACAGGAG GTTCCTCATGAAGGCCCTATGTGTGATCTGCTGTGGTCTGATCCAGACGACAGATGTGGGTGGGGGATTTCACCAAGAGGAGCAGGTTATACATTTGGGCAAGATATTGCTCAGCAGTTCAACCATACGAATGGCCTCTCTCTCATATCAAGGGCCCATCAACTTGTAATGGAAGGATTCAATTGGTGTCAG GATAAGAATGTCGTGACAGTCTTCAGCGCACCAAACTACTGTTACCGATGTGGTAACATGGCTGCAATTCTTGAGATCGGTGAAAACATGGATCATAACTTCCTCCAGTTTGACCCTGCACCTCGGCAAATCGAGCCCGACACCACACGCAAGACCCCCGACTACTTTTTGTAA
- the LOC127307728 gene encoding protein CLP1 homolog: MAAAGVAGAPAAAPQPPRQFKLDPQSELRVEVLPDAPLRVRLVSGTAEIFGTELPPEGWVPVPPRSKIAIFTWHGATLELDGLCESEYTSDETPMVIYVNTHAILDARRGAARAATAQEGDSKASQGPRVIVVGPSDSGKSTLCKMLLSWAAKQGWKPTYVDLDIGQGSITIPGCISATPIEKPIDIVDGIPLEMPLAYFYGHPNPSINPDVYKALMKELAQTLETQFSGNAESRAAGMIINTMGWVEGLGFELINSAIETFKADVVLVLGQEKLWKMLKDAVGSKPNINVVKLHKSEGVVPRNSKYRQKARSSRIKEYFYGIANDLAPHSNIVNFSDVSVYRIGSGHQAPRSALPIGAEPVTDPTRLIAVNISTDMVHTVLAVSYAKEPDEIISSNVAGFIHVTDVDIQRKKLTYIAPCPGDLPSRLLIASSLTWYEA; this comes from the exons ATGGCCGCCGCCGGCGTTGCCGGGGCCCCGGCCGCCGCCCCGCAGCCTCCGCGCCAGTTCAAACTAGACCCCCAAAGCGAGCTCCGCGTGGAGGTGCTCCCTGACGCGCCCCTCCGCGTGCGCCTCGTCTCCGGCACGGCGGAGATCTTCGGGACCGAGCTTCCCCCCGAGGGCTGGGTCCCCGTCCCGCCCCGCTCCAAGATCGCT ATTTTCACGTGGCACGGCGCGACGCTGGAGCTGGACGGGCTTTGCGAGAGCGAGTACACCTCCGACGAG ACGCCGATGGTGATTTATGTCAACACGCACGCCATCCTTGACGCGCGGAGGGGGGCGGCGAGGGCTGCCACGGCACAGGAGGGCGACTCCAAGGCCTCGCAG GGACCCCGAGTGATTGTCGTGGGGCCATCCGATTCTGGAAAAAGCACTCTGTGCAAGATGCTCCTTAGCTGGGCTGCCAAACAGGGATGGAAGCCTACATATGTGGATTTAGATATCGGCCAGGGCTCCATAACCATACCTGGATGCATTTCTGCTACACCGATTGAGAAGCCTATAGATATAGTTGATGGGATTCCTTTGGAGATGCCGCTTGCATACTTCTATGGCCATCCAAATCCAAG TATAAATCCAGATGTTTATAAAGCTCTTATGAAAGAGCTAGCTCAAACATTGGAGACACAGTTTTCTGGAAATGCTGAATCTAGGGCAGCGGGTATGATTATTAACACTATGGGGTGGGTTGAAGGCCTTGGGTTTGAG TTAATTAATAGTGCAATTGAAACCTTCAAAGCTGATGTAGTGCTTGTATTGGGACAG GAGAAACTCTGGAAGATGTTAAAAGATGCTGTAGGAAGTAAACCCAACATCAATGTTGTAAAACTTCATAAATCAGAGGGTGTTGTCCCAAGGAATTCAAAATATCGCCAAAAGGCCAGAAGCTCCCGTATCAAG GAGTACTTTTATGGGATTGCAAATGATCTGGCACCACATTCAAATATAGTCAACTTCAGTGACGTTTCTGTTTACAGAATTGGTAGCGGGCATCAAGCTCCTCGGTCAGCATTACCAATCGGTGCAGAGCCTGTGACAGACCCGACTCGGCTTATTGCTGTCAATATCAGCACAGATATGGTCCATACAGTGCTTGCTGTTTCTTATGCGAAGGAACCGGATGAAATAATTTCGAG CAACGTTGCTGGGTTCATCCACGTCACTGATGTTGACATCCAAAG GAAGAAGCTGACGTACATCGCACCTTGCCCGGGGGACCTGCCAAGCAGGCTGTTAATCGCGAGCTCCTTGACATGGTACGAGGCTTGA